A window of Choloepus didactylus isolate mChoDid1 chromosome 21, mChoDid1.pri, whole genome shotgun sequence contains these coding sequences:
- the GPRC5B gene encoding G-protein coupled receptor family C group 5 member B: MRTRPALAFLLLFTITSGASENASTSRGCGLDLLPQYVSLCDLDTIWGIVVEAVAGAGALITLLLMLILLVRLPFVKDKEKKEPMGLHFLFLLGTLGLFGLTFAFIIREDEAICSVRRFLWGVLFALCFSCLLSQAWRVRRLVRHGKGPSGWQLVGATLCLMLVEVIIAVEWLVLTVLRDAKPACAYEPMDFAMALIYDMVLLVAALGLALFTLCGKFKKWKQNGACLLVTTFLSVLIWVAWLTMYLFGNAELRQGEAWGDPTLAITLVASGWVFVIFHAIPEIHCAILPAPQENTPNYFDTSQPRMRETAFEEDVQLPRTYMENKAFSMDEHNAALRTAGFRNGSLGSRPSAPFRSNVYQPTEMAVVLNGGTIPTAPPSYTGRHLW, from the exons ATGAGAACCCGCCCAGCGCTCGCCTTCCTCCTGCTCTTTACGATCACATCCGGGGCCTCCGAGAACGCCAGCACGTCCCGGGGCTGCGGGCTGGACCTCCTGCCTCAGTACGTGTCCCTGTGCGACCTGGACACCATTTGGGGGATCGTGGTGGAGGCGGTGGCCGGGGCGGGCGCCCTGATCACGCTGCTCCTGATGCTCATCCTCCTGGTGCGGCTGCCGTTCGTCAAGGACAAGGAGAAGAAGGAGCCCATGGGCCTGCACTTCCTCTTCCTCCTGGGCACCCTGGGCCTCTTCGGGCTGACATTCGCCTTCATCATCCGGGAGGACGAGGCCATCTGCTCCGTCCGCCGCTTCCTCTGGGGCGTCCTCTTCGCGCTCTGCTTCTCCTGCCTGCTGAGCCAGGCGTGGCGCGTGCGGAGGCTGGTGCGCCACGGCAAGGGCCCGTCGGGCTGGCAGCTGGTGGGCGCCACACTGTGCCTGATGCTGGTGGAGGTCATCATCGCCGTCGAGTGGCTGGTGCTGACCGTGCTGCGTGATGCCAAGCCGGCCTGCGCCTACGAACCCATGGACTTCGCCATGGCCCTCATCTACGACATGGTCCTGCTTGTGGCTGCCCTGGGGCTGGCCCTCTTCACGCTGTGCGGCAAGTTCAAGAAGTGGAAGCAGAACGGGGCCTGCCTCCTGGTCACCACCTTCCTCTCCGTGCTCATCTGGGTGGCCTGGCTGACCATGTACCTCTTTGGCAATGCCGAGCTACGGCAGGGCGAGGCCTGGGGCGACCCCACACTGGCCATCACGCTGGTGGCCAGCGGCTGGGTCTTTGTCATCTTCCACgccatccctgagatccactgtGCCATTCTCCCGGCCCCGCAGGAGAACACGCCCAACTACTTCGACACGTCGCAGCCTAGGATGCGGGAGACGGCTTTCGAGGAGGACGTGCAGCTGCCACGGACCTACATGGAAAACAAGGCCTTCTCCATGGATGAGCACAATGCAG CTCTCCGAACCGCAGGCTTTCGCAATGGCAGCCTGGGAAGCAGACCCAGCGCTCCGTTTAGAAGCAATGTCTATCAGCCGACCGAGATGGCCGTCGTGCTGAACGGCGGGACT ATCCCAACTGCTCCGCCAAGTTACACTGGAAGACACCTCTGGTGA